From a region of the Dunckerocampus dactyliophorus isolate RoL2022-P2 chromosome 20, RoL_Ddac_1.1, whole genome shotgun sequence genome:
- the si:ch211-80h18.1 gene encoding uncharacterized protein si:ch211-80h18.1 isoform X3, producing MSPWNLILLSLLLVLVPPVLTAPVEEREEAELTEEVEGEQSEEDEDDDDSTKEGPPGAHQTAGGASGIRPHVSSIVHVSGWQEAVAGGRSDGTTGVSGGTMEPHVHQFLLDLLGGAETSDADIAGHTTDPTMIDSTGSLINSDVISQWKGHQSLSSPVSDHTHSSTRQESSSSSSHTEQAGSEWFHTNGYGRQTQLKDMDGVTTRLASLRDLHTHSLPWAPTGTMELATHFHSDSTVTGSSPVVMHTEPADRDLTHPLHSGTQTWHADTVTRATATMFSEATGTPLHSSAAQVTGDFHKAGSVTEQYNPSGQGPEGEVTPSRLNWFP from the exons ATGTCGCCTTG GAACTTGATCTTGCTGTCCTTGCTGCTTGTCCTGGTTCCGCCAGTGTTGACTGCCCCCGTGGAAG AGCGTGAGGAGGCGGAGCTTACTGAGGAGGTGGAGGGTGAACAGTCTGAGGAGGATGAGG ATGACGACGACTCCACAAAGGAGG GACCTCCTGGTGCCCACCAGACCGCAGGCGGGGCTTCAG GTATCAGACCCCATGTGTCATCCATCGTCCATGTCAGCG GTTGGCAGGAAGCTGTGGCTGGAGGACGATCCGATGGAACAACAGGCGTCTCTGGCG GAACCATGGAGCCGCACGTTCATCAGTTTCTGCTGGACCTGCTGG GTGGGGCAGAGACTTCAGATGCTGACATTGCAG GTCACACCACGGACCCAACTATGATAGACTCCACAG GAAGTCTGATTAACTCTGATGTCATCAGCCAATGGAAAGGACACCAATCACTATCTAGTCCCGTCTCAGACCACACCCACTCCAGTACCCGGCAGGAATCAT CATCTTCCTCATCGCACACAGAACAAGCAG GATCAGAGTGGTTTCACACAAACG GATATGGCAGACAGACTCAGCTGAAGGATATGGATGGAG TGACCACCCGACTGGCGTCACTCAGGGATCTTCACACTCACAGCCTGCCATGGGCTCCCACAG GCACCATGGAGCTGGCCACCCACTTCCACAGTGACAGCACAG TTACAGGGTCATCACCTGTGGTCATGCACACCGAGCCGGCAGATAGAGACCTGACGCACCCTCTGCACTCAG GAACGCAGACATGGCACGCCGACACAGTTACCAGGGCGACAGCCACAA TGTTTTCAGAGGCAACAGGAACTCCGCTGCACTCCA GTGCTGCACAGGTGACTGGGGACTTCCACAAGGCTG GTTCCGTCACTGAACAGTACAACCCATCGGGTCAGGGTCCTGAAGGTGAGGTGACACCTTCACGCTTGAATTGGTTTCCGTAA
- the si:ch211-80h18.1 gene encoding uncharacterized protein si:ch211-80h18.1 isoform X1 yields the protein MSPWNLILLSLLLVLVPPVLTAPVEEREEAELTEEVEGEQSEEDEDDDDSTKEGPPGAHQTAGGASGIRPHVSSIVHVSGWQEAVAGGRSDGTTGVSGGTMEPHVHQFLLDLLGGAETSDADIAGHTTDPTMIDSTGSLINSDVISQWKGHQSLSSPVSDHTHSSTRQESSSSSSHTEQAGSEWFHTNGYGRQTQLKDMDGVTTRLASLRDLHTHSLPWAPTAGTMELATHFHSDSTVTGSSPVVMHTEPADRDLTHPLHSGTQTWHADTVTRATATMFSEATGTPLHSSAAQVTGDFHKAGSVTEQYNPSGQGPEGEVTPSRLNWFP from the exons ATGTCGCCTTG GAACTTGATCTTGCTGTCCTTGCTGCTTGTCCTGGTTCCGCCAGTGTTGACTGCCCCCGTGGAAG AGCGTGAGGAGGCGGAGCTTACTGAGGAGGTGGAGGGTGAACAGTCTGAGGAGGATGAGG ATGACGACGACTCCACAAAGGAGG GACCTCCTGGTGCCCACCAGACCGCAGGCGGGGCTTCAG GTATCAGACCCCATGTGTCATCCATCGTCCATGTCAGCG GTTGGCAGGAAGCTGTGGCTGGAGGACGATCCGATGGAACAACAGGCGTCTCTGGCG GAACCATGGAGCCGCACGTTCATCAGTTTCTGCTGGACCTGCTGG GTGGGGCAGAGACTTCAGATGCTGACATTGCAG GTCACACCACGGACCCAACTATGATAGACTCCACAG GAAGTCTGATTAACTCTGATGTCATCAGCCAATGGAAAGGACACCAATCACTATCTAGTCCCGTCTCAGACCACACCCACTCCAGTACCCGGCAGGAATCAT CATCTTCCTCATCGCACACAGAACAAGCAG GATCAGAGTGGTTTCACACAAACG GATATGGCAGACAGACTCAGCTGAAGGATATGGATGGAG TGACCACCCGACTGGCGTCACTCAGGGATCTTCACACTCACAGCCTGCCATGGGCTCCCACAG CAGGCACCATGGAGCTGGCCACCCACTTCCACAGTGACAGCACAG TTACAGGGTCATCACCTGTGGTCATGCACACCGAGCCGGCAGATAGAGACCTGACGCACCCTCTGCACTCAG GAACGCAGACATGGCACGCCGACACAGTTACCAGGGCGACAGCCACAA TGTTTTCAGAGGCAACAGGAACTCCGCTGCACTCCA GTGCTGCACAGGTGACTGGGGACTTCCACAAGGCTG GTTCCGTCACTGAACAGTACAACCCATCGGGTCAGGGTCCTGAAGGTGAGGTGACACCTTCACGCTTGAATTGGTTTCCGTAA
- the si:ch211-80h18.1 gene encoding uncharacterized protein si:ch211-80h18.1 isoform X5 — MSPWNLILLSLLLVLVPPVLTAPVEEREEAELTEEVEGEQSEEDEDDDDSTKEGPPGAHQTAGGASGIRPHVSSIVHVSGWQEAVAGGRSDGTTGVSGGTMEPHVHQFLLDLLGGAETSDADIAGHTTDPTMIDSTASSSSHTEQAGSEWFHTNGYGRQTQLKDMDGVTTRLASLRDLHTHSLPWAPTAGTMELATHFHSDSTVTGSSPVVMHTEPADRDLTHPLHSGTQTWHADTVTRATATMFSEATGTPLHSSAAQVTGDFHKAGSVTEQYNPSGQGPEGEVTPSRLNWFP, encoded by the exons ATGTCGCCTTG GAACTTGATCTTGCTGTCCTTGCTGCTTGTCCTGGTTCCGCCAGTGTTGACTGCCCCCGTGGAAG AGCGTGAGGAGGCGGAGCTTACTGAGGAGGTGGAGGGTGAACAGTCTGAGGAGGATGAGG ATGACGACGACTCCACAAAGGAGG GACCTCCTGGTGCCCACCAGACCGCAGGCGGGGCTTCAG GTATCAGACCCCATGTGTCATCCATCGTCCATGTCAGCG GTTGGCAGGAAGCTGTGGCTGGAGGACGATCCGATGGAACAACAGGCGTCTCTGGCG GAACCATGGAGCCGCACGTTCATCAGTTTCTGCTGGACCTGCTGG GTGGGGCAGAGACTTCAGATGCTGACATTGCAG GTCACACCACGGACCCAACTATGATAGACTCCACAG CATCTTCCTCATCGCACACAGAACAAGCAG GATCAGAGTGGTTTCACACAAACG GATATGGCAGACAGACTCAGCTGAAGGATATGGATGGAG TGACCACCCGACTGGCGTCACTCAGGGATCTTCACACTCACAGCCTGCCATGGGCTCCCACAG CAGGCACCATGGAGCTGGCCACCCACTTCCACAGTGACAGCACAG TTACAGGGTCATCACCTGTGGTCATGCACACCGAGCCGGCAGATAGAGACCTGACGCACCCTCTGCACTCAG GAACGCAGACATGGCACGCCGACACAGTTACCAGGGCGACAGCCACAA TGTTTTCAGAGGCAACAGGAACTCCGCTGCACTCCA GTGCTGCACAGGTGACTGGGGACTTCCACAAGGCTG GTTCCGTCACTGAACAGTACAACCCATCGGGTCAGGGTCCTGAAGGTGAGGTGACACCTTCACGCTTGAATTGGTTTCCGTAA
- the si:ch211-80h18.1 gene encoding uncharacterized protein si:ch211-80h18.1 isoform X2, with the protein MSPWNLILLSLLLVLVPPVLTAPVEEREEAELTEEVEGEQSEEDEDDDDSTKEGPPGAHQTAGGASGIRPHVSSIVHVSGWQEAVAGGRSDGTTGVSGGTMEPHVHQFLLDLLGGAETSDADIAGHTTDPTMIDSTGSLINSDVISQWKGHQSLSSPVSDHTHSSTRQESSSSSSHTEQAGSEWFHTNGYGRQTQLKDMDGVTTRLASLRDLHTHSLPWAPTAGTMELATHFHSDSTVTGSSPVVMHTEPADRDLTHPLHSGTQTWHADTVTRATATMFSEATGTPLHSSAAQVTGDFHKAGSVTEQYNPSGQGPEASENVELEDTC; encoded by the exons ATGTCGCCTTG GAACTTGATCTTGCTGTCCTTGCTGCTTGTCCTGGTTCCGCCAGTGTTGACTGCCCCCGTGGAAG AGCGTGAGGAGGCGGAGCTTACTGAGGAGGTGGAGGGTGAACAGTCTGAGGAGGATGAGG ATGACGACGACTCCACAAAGGAGG GACCTCCTGGTGCCCACCAGACCGCAGGCGGGGCTTCAG GTATCAGACCCCATGTGTCATCCATCGTCCATGTCAGCG GTTGGCAGGAAGCTGTGGCTGGAGGACGATCCGATGGAACAACAGGCGTCTCTGGCG GAACCATGGAGCCGCACGTTCATCAGTTTCTGCTGGACCTGCTGG GTGGGGCAGAGACTTCAGATGCTGACATTGCAG GTCACACCACGGACCCAACTATGATAGACTCCACAG GAAGTCTGATTAACTCTGATGTCATCAGCCAATGGAAAGGACACCAATCACTATCTAGTCCCGTCTCAGACCACACCCACTCCAGTACCCGGCAGGAATCAT CATCTTCCTCATCGCACACAGAACAAGCAG GATCAGAGTGGTTTCACACAAACG GATATGGCAGACAGACTCAGCTGAAGGATATGGATGGAG TGACCACCCGACTGGCGTCACTCAGGGATCTTCACACTCACAGCCTGCCATGGGCTCCCACAG CAGGCACCATGGAGCTGGCCACCCACTTCCACAGTGACAGCACAG TTACAGGGTCATCACCTGTGGTCATGCACACCGAGCCGGCAGATAGAGACCTGACGCACCCTCTGCACTCAG GAACGCAGACATGGCACGCCGACACAGTTACCAGGGCGACAGCCACAA TGTTTTCAGAGGCAACAGGAACTCCGCTGCACTCCA GTGCTGCACAGGTGACTGGGGACTTCCACAAGGCTG GTTCCGTCACTGAACAGTACAACCCATCGGGTCAGGGTCCTGAAG CTTCAGAAAACGTGGAACTGGAGGATACCTGTTGA
- the si:ch211-80h18.1 gene encoding uncharacterized protein si:ch211-80h18.1 isoform X6 produces MCITMPKCFWSAPGNGQKLLNGRGGAEGQTGMLMSLEGGASHLEHTGTMEPHVHQFLLDLLGGAETSDADIAGHTTDPTMIDSTGSLINSDVISQWKGHQSLSSPVSDHTHSSTRQESSSSSSHTEQAGSEWFHTNGYGRQTQLKDMDGVTTRLASLRDLHTHSLPWAPTAGTMELATHFHSDSTVTGSSPVVMHTEPADRDLTHPLHSGTQTWHADTVTRATATMFSEATGTPLHSSAAQVTGDFHKAGSVTEQYNPSGQGPEGEVTPSRLNWFP; encoded by the exons ATGTGCATCACGATGCCCAAATGTTTTTGGAGCGCTCCAGGTAACGGACAGAAGCTGTTGAATGGAAGGGGAGGAGCCGAGGGACAAACAG GTATGCTGATGTCACTTGAGGGTGGAGCTTCTCACCTGGAGCACACAG GAACCATGGAGCCGCACGTTCATCAGTTTCTGCTGGACCTGCTGG GTGGGGCAGAGACTTCAGATGCTGACATTGCAG GTCACACCACGGACCCAACTATGATAGACTCCACAG GAAGTCTGATTAACTCTGATGTCATCAGCCAATGGAAAGGACACCAATCACTATCTAGTCCCGTCTCAGACCACACCCACTCCAGTACCCGGCAGGAATCAT CATCTTCCTCATCGCACACAGAACAAGCAG GATCAGAGTGGTTTCACACAAACG GATATGGCAGACAGACTCAGCTGAAGGATATGGATGGAG TGACCACCCGACTGGCGTCACTCAGGGATCTTCACACTCACAGCCTGCCATGGGCTCCCACAG CAGGCACCATGGAGCTGGCCACCCACTTCCACAGTGACAGCACAG TTACAGGGTCATCACCTGTGGTCATGCACACCGAGCCGGCAGATAGAGACCTGACGCACCCTCTGCACTCAG GAACGCAGACATGGCACGCCGACACAGTTACCAGGGCGACAGCCACAA TGTTTTCAGAGGCAACAGGAACTCCGCTGCACTCCA GTGCTGCACAGGTGACTGGGGACTTCCACAAGGCTG GTTCCGTCACTGAACAGTACAACCCATCGGGTCAGGGTCCTGAAGGTGAGGTGACACCTTCACGCTTGAATTGGTTTCCGTAA
- the si:ch211-80h18.1 gene encoding uncharacterized protein si:ch211-80h18.1 isoform X4: MSPWNLILLSLLLVLVPPVLTAPVEEREEAELTEEVEGEQSEEDEGPPGAHQTAGGASGIRPHVSSIVHVSGWQEAVAGGRSDGTTGVSGGTMEPHVHQFLLDLLGGAETSDADIAGHTTDPTMIDSTGSLINSDVISQWKGHQSLSSPVSDHTHSSTRQESSSSSSHTEQAGSEWFHTNGYGRQTQLKDMDGVTTRLASLRDLHTHSLPWAPTAGTMELATHFHSDSTVTGSSPVVMHTEPADRDLTHPLHSGTQTWHADTVTRATATMFSEATGTPLHSSAAQVTGDFHKAGSVTEQYNPSGQGPEGEVTPSRLNWFP, from the exons ATGTCGCCTTG GAACTTGATCTTGCTGTCCTTGCTGCTTGTCCTGGTTCCGCCAGTGTTGACTGCCCCCGTGGAAG AGCGTGAGGAGGCGGAGCTTACTGAGGAGGTGGAGGGTGAACAGTCTGAGGAGGATGAGG GACCTCCTGGTGCCCACCAGACCGCAGGCGGGGCTTCAG GTATCAGACCCCATGTGTCATCCATCGTCCATGTCAGCG GTTGGCAGGAAGCTGTGGCTGGAGGACGATCCGATGGAACAACAGGCGTCTCTGGCG GAACCATGGAGCCGCACGTTCATCAGTTTCTGCTGGACCTGCTGG GTGGGGCAGAGACTTCAGATGCTGACATTGCAG GTCACACCACGGACCCAACTATGATAGACTCCACAG GAAGTCTGATTAACTCTGATGTCATCAGCCAATGGAAAGGACACCAATCACTATCTAGTCCCGTCTCAGACCACACCCACTCCAGTACCCGGCAGGAATCAT CATCTTCCTCATCGCACACAGAACAAGCAG GATCAGAGTGGTTTCACACAAACG GATATGGCAGACAGACTCAGCTGAAGGATATGGATGGAG TGACCACCCGACTGGCGTCACTCAGGGATCTTCACACTCACAGCCTGCCATGGGCTCCCACAG CAGGCACCATGGAGCTGGCCACCCACTTCCACAGTGACAGCACAG TTACAGGGTCATCACCTGTGGTCATGCACACCGAGCCGGCAGATAGAGACCTGACGCACCCTCTGCACTCAG GAACGCAGACATGGCACGCCGACACAGTTACCAGGGCGACAGCCACAA TGTTTTCAGAGGCAACAGGAACTCCGCTGCACTCCA GTGCTGCACAGGTGACTGGGGACTTCCACAAGGCTG GTTCCGTCACTGAACAGTACAACCCATCGGGTCAGGGTCCTGAAGGTGAGGTGACACCTTCACGCTTGAATTGGTTTCCGTAA